One genomic window of Ziziphus jujuba cultivar Dongzao chromosome 4, ASM3175591v1 includes the following:
- the LOC107417185 gene encoding protein DMP7 — MAPTIENQESQETAHQPFLASIPTTKPPKTKAQRAVRKTFKGTAHLANLLPTGTVLVFQILSPVFTNRGQCPTSVNQHITLVLLGFCSLFSFLLCFTDSVRDQRGKVRYGLATFNGLWVVDSSVTLAAEEAAKYRLKFLDFFHAIASVMVFTAVALFDQNVVKCFYPTPSEETKELLIALPVGVSVVCSWMFVRFPTKRHGIGFPLSPE; from the coding sequence ATGGCTCCCACCATAGAAAACCAAGAATCCCAGGAAACAGCACATCAACCATTTTTGGCAAGCATACCCACCACAAAAccaccaaaaacaaaagcacAAAGGGCAGTGAGGAAGACATTCAAAGGAACGGCCCATTTGGCCAACCTGCTCCCCACAGGGACAGTCCTCGTCTTCCAAATCTTATCCCCAGTCTTCACCAACCGAGGCCAGTGTCCCACCTCCGTGAACCAGCACATAACCCTTGTCCTTCTAGGATTTTGCAGCCTCTTCTCTTTTCTCCTCTGCTTCACCGACAGCGTCAGGGACCAGAGAGGCAAGGTCCGGTATGGTTTAGCCACCTTCAATGGCTTATGGGTGGTCGACAGCTCGGTCACTCTTGCCGCAGAGGAGGCGGCCAAGTATCGGCTCAAGTTTCTTGATTTCTTCCATGCAATTGCGTCTGTAATGGTCTTTACGGCGGTAGCTTTGTTTGATCAGAACGTCGTGAAGTGCTTCTATCCGACGCCGTCCGAGGAAACAAAGGAGCTTCTGATAGCCTTGCCGGTGGGGGTTAGCGTGGTTTGCAGCTGGATGTTTGTTCGGTTCCCCACCAAACGCCATGGAATTGGCTTCCCTCTCTCCCCTGAGTAG